The following proteins come from a genomic window of Micavibrio aeruginosavorus EPB:
- a CDS encoding response regulator codes for MLTIGRICLLALTYYVVGRLGLLLAVPPGYATVFWPASGIALAVVYRYGFAMAPGVFLGAAILNLSIWIPQTPDEQFSRLLTNSLSIGFGSMLQAMVGAFILYRAIGERSRLEQLSHIVKFVAYAGVLVCFVSSTWCVGTFYLTGTVALQNAPFVWWTWYAGDLLGMIVFAPIVTLMLAPNTEVRRKVFVGVPMLLLFTMVMMFFVGVRNWDDKRTQAEFHHDAQLIKTDLETQIHDYMQELQALQSFFNASDAVDRREFEVFTYNAFKRNPGILAMDWMPRVLDSERAEFESLRQKEYPGFHIKAPVGPDLWERSPRRDEYYPIEFIEPDSFNRYIGYDLSANEGRYAAFIRARDSGEAVITSRIKLLPDEESDQYGFLLVLPVYERGAVVTNVVQRRDALMGFVAGGYRFSDTMAPVFNPWEKQGVEVHLVTRESDIEESLYISYDPRDYGPTGSDRVAYETEIPLDVFGKRWVLKVYKSQNYVMAHVNWAIWIALAVGIFFSALCGVFLLFITGYASGIEKIVTRRTEELRMQRQFLELAMAATQDGVWDWDETQRTLWLSPRWKAMLGYRDDEIENSMKGAESVIHPEDLYEWRKRMADYITGRTSEFVGIFRFFHKSGHIQYVLSRAIAERDTTGHVIRIVGAHTDVTEIEQANRNLKKARDEADSANRAKSDFLANMSHEIRTPMNGIIGMTHLLLETKLDSRQRHYAQTVGQSAESLLQIINDILDFSKIEAGKMELENIPFDFQLLCEDVAEMMFVRTQEKGIEFLLSWDPDCPQFMFGDPVRIRQILFNLCGNAIKFTDEGYVLVKVKHLGTRDGHTDLRISVVDTGIGIAKEKQALVFNKFDQADGSTTRRYGGTGLGLTISKQLAELMGGHISLTSEPGVGSTFSIHLTLSVAPRPKSYVRAPELDDFDGTGIRALIIDDNIMSCEIFDTYLSSIGMNVETESNPYNVLSKMERAVDEGRPYGVLIVDYAMPGMDGISLCSLIAQNKKIQGAIAIMATSQPGRTDVERMQRAGIKGYLSKPVRPSELISVIATLWKAQKTGEDMGLVTRFTLDEQWAGRIRGPDDLYFKDTRVLVVEDNQVNQEVMVAMLDHYGIRSAVVDNGRDAVRIMREQNFDLVFMDCQMPIMDGYEATRTVRKEKGGQDIKIIAMTANAMKGDREKCIAAGMDDYLSKPVVEKDLEAILATWIAEEKRTQRDKNGDANEDAGVVGAAGNIDSNILDMDAIRKLQFISREKFPQIVTMFLNNADRIIGEIKTEVAAAMDHAGGGNGHFDTIAHLAHSLKSSVGQLGAMGLYDQVVEIETLAKARKREDIRDRMPQLHQTFADVRQELEKLLAQS; via the coding sequence ATGCTGACAATTGGGCGGATCTGCCTTTTGGCGCTGACCTATTATGTGGTGGGGCGCCTGGGGCTGTTGCTGGCCGTTCCGCCGGGTTATGCGACGGTGTTCTGGCCCGCATCGGGCATTGCGCTGGCGGTGGTGTATCGCTATGGGTTCGCCATGGCGCCCGGTGTTTTTCTTGGTGCGGCCATTCTCAATCTTTCCATCTGGATTCCACAAACGCCGGATGAACAATTTTCGCGATTGCTGACTAATTCACTGTCGATCGGTTTCGGATCGATGCTGCAGGCCATGGTGGGGGCGTTCATTCTCTACCGCGCGATTGGCGAACGCAGCCGTCTGGAACAGCTCAGCCACATTGTAAAATTCGTCGCTTATGCGGGTGTTCTTGTTTGTTTTGTATCGTCGACATGGTGTGTCGGTACGTTTTATCTGACCGGAACCGTCGCATTACAAAACGCTCCGTTCGTTTGGTGGACATGGTATGCCGGCGACTTGCTGGGCATGATTGTTTTTGCCCCTATCGTCACCTTAATGCTGGCCCCAAATACGGAAGTCCGCCGCAAGGTTTTCGTGGGCGTGCCCATGCTGTTGTTGTTTACAATGGTCATGATGTTTTTCGTCGGCGTACGCAACTGGGATGATAAGCGCACTCAGGCCGAATTTCACCATGATGCCCAGTTGATCAAAACGGATCTGGAAACCCAGATCCATGATTACATGCAGGAGCTGCAGGCTCTACAAAGTTTCTTTAATGCATCCGATGCCGTTGATCGGCGAGAATTTGAAGTTTTCACCTATAATGCCTTTAAGCGCAATCCTGGTATATTGGCGATGGATTGGATGCCACGGGTTTTGGACTCCGAACGCGCGGAATTTGAATCTTTACGCCAGAAGGAATATCCGGGCTTCCATATCAAGGCTCCTGTCGGTCCCGATTTGTGGGAGCGATCACCGCGACGCGATGAATATTATCCGATTGAATTTATCGAGCCAGACTCCTTTAACCGCTATATCGGCTATGATTTAAGTGCGAATGAGGGACGGTACGCGGCCTTTATCCGCGCAAGGGACAGTGGCGAGGCTGTCATTACGTCCCGCATCAAGTTGTTGCCAGATGAAGAATCTGACCAATATGGGTTCCTTCTGGTTCTTCCTGTGTATGAACGGGGGGCGGTGGTCACGAACGTCGTGCAGCGCCGTGATGCTTTAATGGGGTTTGTTGCTGGCGGATACCGGTTTTCCGACACCATGGCCCCTGTTTTTAACCCTTGGGAAAAGCAGGGTGTCGAAGTTCATTTGGTCACCCGTGAGTCGGATATTGAGGAAAGCCTCTATATTTCCTACGACCCGCGCGATTATGGCCCGACGGGCAGTGACCGCGTGGCCTATGAAACCGAAATTCCATTGGATGTTTTCGGAAAACGCTGGGTGTTAAAGGTCTATAAATCGCAAAACTATGTCATGGCCCATGTGAACTGGGCGATCTGGATTGCGCTGGCTGTTGGGATCTTCTTTTCGGCCCTGTGTGGCGTTTTTCTGCTGTTTATTACGGGTTACGCTTCGGGGATTGAGAAAATTGTGACCCGACGCACCGAAGAATTGCGCATGCAGCGGCAGTTCCTGGAGCTGGCCATGGCCGCGACACAGGACGGCGTGTGGGACTGGGATGAAACCCAACGGACCTTGTGGCTGTCCCCCCGCTGGAAAGCGATGCTGGGCTATCGCGACGATGAAATTGAAAACTCCATGAAGGGGGCAGAAAGCGTTATTCATCCAGAAGATTTGTATGAATGGCGTAAACGTATGGCCGACTACATCACGGGTCGGACATCTGAATTTGTAGGAATTTTCCGCTTCTTCCACAAAAGCGGCCATATTCAATACGTGCTGAGCAGGGCCATCGCTGAACGGGATACAACAGGGCATGTGATCCGTATTGTGGGTGCCCACACCGATGTGACGGAAATTGAACAGGCCAACCGTAACTTGAAAAAAGCGCGGGACGAAGCCGACAGCGCCAACCGGGCGAAGAGCGATTTCCTGGCGAATATGAGCCACGAAATTCGTACGCCGATGAATGGTATTATCGGTATGACGCACCTGTTGCTGGAAACAAAACTGGATTCGCGCCAGCGCCATTATGCACAGACCGTGGGGCAATCGGCGGAATCTCTGCTGCAGATTATCAACGATATTCTCGATTTTTCGAAAATTGAGGCTGGCAAGATGGAATTGGAAAACATTCCATTCGATTTCCAGCTCCTGTGCGAAGATGTAGCGGAAATGATGTTTGTCCGGACACAGGAGAAGGGGATCGAATTCCTTCTGTCCTGGGATCCGGATTGTCCGCAATTTATGTTTGGCGATCCGGTGCGTATTCGCCAGATTTTGTTCAATCTGTGTGGCAATGCCATTAAATTTACAGACGAAGGCTATGTGCTTGTAAAGGTCAAGCATCTGGGCACGCGTGATGGTCATACAGATTTGCGGATTTCTGTGGTCGATACCGGTATTGGTATTGCGAAGGAAAAACAGGCCTTGGTTTTCAACAAGTTTGATCAGGCCGATGGATCAACAACGCGCCGTTATGGTGGTACGGGGCTGGGCCTGACGATCAGCAAGCAATTGGCCGAATTGATGGGCGGGCATATTTCCCTGACCAGCGAACCTGGTGTGGGATCGACGTTTTCCATCCACTTGACCCTGTCGGTGGCACCGCGCCCGAAATCCTATGTCCGTGCACCGGAATTGGATGATTTTGACGGGACGGGCATTCGTGCGCTGATCATTGATGACAATATTATGTCGTGTGAAATCTTCGACACTTATTTGTCCTCCATCGGCATGAATGTTGAAACGGAAAGCAATCCCTATAACGTTCTCAGCAAAATGGAACGGGCGGTGGACGAGGGGCGTCCTTATGGCGTTCTGATTGTTGATTATGCGATGCCGGGCATGGATGGCATTTCACTGTGCTCACTGATTGCGCAGAACAAAAAAATTCAGGGCGCAATCGCGATTATGGCGACATCGCAGCCAGGCCGTACGGATGTCGAACGTATGCAGCGGGCTGGGATTAAGGGATATTTGAGCAAGCCTGTTCGTCCGTCGGAGCTTATTTCCGTGATTGCCACATTGTGGAAGGCGCAAAAGACGGGCGAAGACATGGGGCTGGTGACACGTTTCACGCTCGATGAACAATGGGCTGGGCGCATTCGCGGCCCGGATGACTTGTACTTCAAGGACACCCGTGTACTGGTGGTTGAAGATAACCAAGTCAACCAAGAGGTGATGGTGGCAATGCTGGATCACTATGGTATTCGCTCTGCTGTCGTCGATAATGGTCGTGATGCTGTTCGCATTATGCGCGAACAGAATTTCGATCTGGTCTTTATGGATTGCCAGATGCCGATTATGGACGGTTACGAAGCCACGCGTACCGTGCGCAAGGAAAAGGGTGGGCAGGACATTAAGATCATCGCCATGACGGCAAATGCCATGAAGGGCGACCGGGAAAAATGTATTGCGGCCGGTATGGATGATTACTTGTCCAAGCCGGTGGTTGAAAAAGATCTTGAGGCGATACTGGCAACCTGGATTGCGGAGGAGAAGCGAACGCAACGCGATAAAAATGGTGATGCGAACGAGGATGCCGGAGTTGTTGGTGCGGCTGGAAATATTGATAGCAATATTCTCGATATGGATGCGATTCGTAAATTGCAATTCATCAGCCGGGAAAAATTCCCGCAAATCGTGACCATGTTCCTGAACAATGCCGATCGCATTATTGGGGAAATTAAAACGGAAGTTGCCGCCGCCATGGATCATGCCGGGGGTGGGAATGGCCATTTTGATACCATCGCCCATCTGGCCCATTCCCTGAAATCCAGCGTAGGGCAGTTGGGGGCCATGGGGCTGTATGACCAGGTCGTAGAAATTGAAACACTGGCCAAAGCCCGTAAACGCGAAGATATTCGCGACCGCATGCCACAGCTTCATCAAACCTTCGCAGACGTGCGGCAGGAACTGGAAAAACTTTTGGCACAAAGCTGA
- a CDS encoding HU family DNA-binding protein: MAAKTAAKTAAKAPAKAAKAPAKAPAAAAAKSATAKTTAPTVTLKQIGAELAEKHEMTKKQVNLLMDDLVALLVKNLKKGNRVRMAGLGILQVRKRAARMGRNPATGETIKIPAKKKIAFRAAKELKEAVGK, from the coding sequence ATGGCTGCTAAAACCGCTGCTAAAACTGCCGCTAAAGCTCCTGCGAAAGCTGCTAAAGCCCCTGCAAAGGCACCTGCTGCTGCCGCTGCGAAATCCGCTACGGCAAAAACAACTGCTCCGACCGTGACGCTGAAACAAATCGGCGCCGAACTGGCCGAAAAGCACGAAATGACCAAGAAGCAAGTAAACTTGCTGATGGACGATCTGGTAGCCCTGCTGGTGAAAAACCTGAAAAAAGGCAACCGCGTTCGTATGGCTGGTCTGGGCATTCTGCAAGTTCGCAAACGCGCAGCTCGCATGGGTCGTAACCCGGCCACCGGCGAAACCATCAAAATCCCGGCGAAAAAGAAAATTGCTTTCCGCGCTGCTAAAGAACTGAAAGAAGCCGTAGGCAAATAA